In one window of Sphingomonas glaciei DNA:
- the ppsR gene encoding transcriptional regulator PpsR: protein MKQSSPDDDGTPRLDADSPMLMGLDVASVARLVEASGDLALLVDGEGVIRDVAAPTADLAEARQWVGQSWSSVVTVESRVKVEEMLADANLTAAQRWRQVNHNGSASEFPIRFKAIRLANGTTVAVGRDERATARLQQRLLQVQQSLERDYLRLRQAESRYRLLFEMTAEPMLIIDLATLRIREINAAGVELLSGGNLQGQPFVAQAAAADRDQLIAFVGAVSTGTTVAPIAVSLARTGAEVALSARLFRQGSDAYLLVQMSTGDAPRIGETERLTLDMVKRLPDALVLTDDRLDILDANDSFLEMVQAPALAPLIGRPLGEFLGRPGIDLDLIRAQVADHRVARNVSTILRGDDGGQEEVEVSAVRSGDKDNHYAFTMRLVARRMRDLPPVTRDLPRSVEQLTELVGRMPLKDIVRESTDLIERLCIEAALTYTSNNRASAAEILGLSRQSLYSKLNRHGLGRADEDEITSS from the coding sequence ATGAAGCAATCGTCCCCTGACGACGACGGTACGCCTCGTCTGGATGCGGACAGCCCGATGCTGATGGGGCTGGACGTCGCCAGCGTTGCGCGGCTGGTCGAAGCGTCAGGCGACCTCGCCTTGCTGGTCGACGGCGAGGGCGTGATCCGCGACGTCGCCGCGCCGACCGCCGACCTTGCCGAGGCCCGCCAGTGGGTCGGGCAAAGCTGGTCGTCGGTGGTCACCGTTGAAAGCCGGGTCAAGGTCGAGGAGATGCTGGCCGACGCCAATCTCACCGCCGCGCAGCGCTGGCGCCAGGTCAATCACAACGGCAGCGCCAGCGAATTCCCGATCCGCTTCAAGGCGATTAGGCTGGCCAACGGCACCACCGTCGCGGTCGGCCGCGACGAGCGGGCTACCGCCCGCCTTCAGCAGCGCCTGCTCCAGGTCCAGCAATCGCTTGAGCGCGACTATCTCCGCCTGCGCCAGGCCGAATCGCGCTATCGCCTGTTGTTCGAGATGACCGCCGAGCCGATGCTGATCATCGACCTGGCGACCTTGCGCATCCGTGAGATCAATGCCGCCGGGGTCGAGTTGCTGTCGGGCGGCAACCTCCAAGGCCAGCCGTTCGTGGCGCAGGCCGCCGCCGCCGACCGCGACCAGCTGATTGCCTTTGTCGGCGCGGTCTCCACCGGTACCACGGTCGCCCCGATCGCCGTGTCGCTTGCCCGCACCGGGGCCGAAGTGGCGCTGTCGGCGCGCCTGTTCCGCCAGGGCAGCGATGCCTATCTGCTGGTCCAGATGAGCACCGGCGACGCGCCGCGGATCGGCGAGACCGAGCGGCTGACGCTCGACATGGTCAAGCGGCTGCCCGACGCGCTCGTGCTGACCGACGACCGGCTCGACATCCTCGACGCCAACGACTCCTTCCTCGAGATGGTGCAGGCCCCTGCCCTCGCCCCGCTGATCGGGCGTCCGCTCGGCGAATTCCTCGGCAGGCCGGGAATCGATCTCGACCTGATCCGCGCCCAGGTCGCCGACCACCGTGTCGCGCGCAACGTGTCCACCATCCTGCGCGGCGACGACGGCGGGCAGGAGGAAGTAGAAGTGTCCGCCGTGCGCAGCGGCGACAAGGACAACCATTACGCCTTCACCATGCGGCTGGTCGCCCGCAGGATGCGCGACCTGCCACCGGTCACCCGCGACCTGCCCCGCTCGGTCGAGCAGTTGACCGAACTGGTCGGCCGCATGCCGCTCAAGGACATCGTGCGCGAAAGCACCGACCTGATCGAGCGTCTGTGCATCGAGGCCGCGCTGACCTACACCTCCAACAATCGCGCCTCTGCCGCGGAGATCCTCGGCCTCAGCCGGCAAAGCCTTTATTCCAAACTCAACCGGCATGGTTTAGGCCGTGCCGACGAGGACGAAATAACCTCCTCTTAA
- a CDS encoding cobalamin B12-binding domain-containing protein — translation MASVIGVDIGNSGPERRRRSGKRPPAARLLNACPEPAPLSRRDATRISDAEVDAFAPLAISLEAHDLLAEVDIYLARGYSAERIFVELLAPVARRLGDDWTADRIDFLDVTMALWRLQEVLREVAARTPPGPGSVTSRRVLFSPLPGDQHAFGAAMIDECFTRAGWSSNLLIEPSRGSLLAAVAAAEYDLVGLTVTCDCHIGPLTALIVAIRNVSRNSNVRVMLGGRLLIEDPGLADRAGADATAATAVDALDIAERLVMEPLNAAYA, via the coding sequence ATGGCCTCGGTGATCGGTGTGGACATTGGGAATTCGGGTCCGGAAAGGCGCAGGCGCTCGGGCAAGCGCCCGCCGGCCGCGCGACTGCTCAATGCCTGTCCCGAACCTGCACCGCTGAGCCGGCGCGACGCGACACGGATCAGCGATGCCGAGGTCGACGCCTTTGCCCCGCTCGCCATCTCGCTCGAAGCCCACGACCTCCTCGCCGAGGTCGATATCTACCTTGCCCGCGGGTACAGCGCGGAGCGGATCTTCGTTGAGCTGTTGGCTCCGGTCGCACGCCGCCTGGGCGATGACTGGACCGCCGACCGGATCGACTTCCTCGACGTCACCATGGCCCTGTGGCGCCTCCAGGAAGTGCTCCGCGAAGTCGCCGCGCGAACCCCGCCGGGACCCGGCTCCGTTACCTCGCGCCGGGTGCTCTTCTCGCCGTTGCCCGGCGACCAGCATGCGTTCGGCGCGGCGATGATCGACGAATGCTTCACCCGCGCTGGATGGAGTAGCAACCTGCTGATCGAGCCGAGCCGCGGATCGCTGCTCGCCGCGGTGGCCGCCGCCGAATACGATCTGGTCGGATTGACCGTCACCTGCGACTGCCATATCGGCCCGCTGACGGCGTTGATCGTGGCGATCCGGAATGTATCCAGGAACTCGAATGTGCGTGTGATGCTTGGCGGCCGGTTGCTGATCGAGGATCCCGGCCTGGCCGACCGGGCAGGCGCGGATGCGACGGCGGCCACCGCGGTCGACGCGCTCGACATCGCCGAACGGCTGGTCATGGAACCCCTGAACGCTGCTTACGCGTAA
- the bchF gene encoding 2-vinyl bacteriochlorophyllide hydratase: MQERDGTRGAPLPIYTAEQRRRRDSTRWTLVQGLLAPIQFFIFLVSLALVLRFLGTGQGEAAADISVLIKTLALLTIMVTGAAWEKVVFGQWLFARPFFWEDVFSMLVIALHLTYVAMLVLGIGLPAQRMAVALAAYATYVVNAGQFLWKLRLARREVTPAFRTVAA, translated from the coding sequence ATGCAAGAGCGGGACGGAACCAGGGGAGCGCCACTGCCGATCTACACGGCAGAGCAGCGGCGGCGCCGCGACTCGACCCGCTGGACCTTGGTCCAGGGTCTGCTGGCTCCGATCCAGTTCTTCATCTTCCTGGTCAGCCTAGCGCTGGTCCTGCGCTTCCTCGGCACCGGCCAGGGTGAAGCGGCCGCCGACATTTCGGTATTGATCAAGACGCTCGCCCTGCTGACGATCATGGTCACCGGCGCCGCATGGGAGAAGGTGGTGTTCGGCCAGTGGCTGTTCGCCCGTCCCTTCTTCTGGGAAGACGTGTTCAGCATGCTCGTCATCGCGCTGCACCTGACCTACGTCGCGATGCTGGTGCTCGGGATCGGCCTGCCGGCGCAGCGGATGGCCGTCGCTCTGGCCGCTTACGCCACGTACGTCGTCAACGCCGGCCAATTCTTGTGGAAGCTGCGGCTTGCCCGCCGCGAAGTAACTCCCGCGTTCCGGACCGTGGCCGCGTGA
- a CDS encoding ferredoxin:protochlorophyllide reductase (ATP-dependent) subunit N, with product MTVAAPLAPSPRPVLRERGQREVFCGLTGIVWLHRKMPDAFFLVVGSRTCAHLLQSAAGVMIFAEPRFATAIMEEKDLAGLADMNDELDAVVTRLLDRRPGIRTLFLVGSCPSEVIKLDLPRAAQRLQSQRTGIRILSYSGSGIETTFTEGEDACLAALARSAPWTPAGSEAALIPELLVAGALPDIVEDQFERLFADMGLPVRFFPGRSSTDLPAIGPHTRFLLAQPFLGETAAVFEDRGAVRIPAPFPFGAEGTTAWLQAAADLFGVDPLTFRRAIAPGRERAKRALERHRDQLAGKRIFFMPDSQLEVPLARFLATECDAELVEVGTPYLHARHLAPELALLGDDVVISEGQDVDRQLDRVRAARPDLTICGLGLANPLEAEGLSTKWAIELVFTPIHGFEQAGDLAELFSRPLRRRDLIRI from the coding sequence GTGACGGTCGCCGCGCCCCTGGCGCCAAGCCCGCGCCCGGTCCTCCGGGAACGCGGCCAGCGCGAAGTCTTCTGCGGTCTGACCGGGATCGTCTGGCTGCACCGCAAGATGCCCGACGCCTTTTTCCTCGTCGTCGGCTCGCGCACCTGCGCCCACCTGCTGCAGTCCGCCGCCGGGGTGATGATCTTCGCCGAACCTCGCTTCGCCACTGCGATCATGGAGGAAAAGGACCTCGCCGGCCTCGCCGACATGAACGACGAGCTGGACGCGGTGGTCACCCGGCTGCTCGATCGCCGGCCCGGGATCCGCACGCTGTTCCTGGTCGGCAGCTGCCCCAGCGAAGTGATCAAGCTCGACCTTCCGCGCGCCGCCCAGCGCCTGCAGTCGCAGCGCACCGGCATCCGCATCCTCAGCTATTCGGGAAGCGGCATCGAAACCACGTTCACGGAAGGGGAGGACGCCTGCCTCGCCGCGCTCGCCCGCTCCGCTCCCTGGACCCCAGCCGGGTCGGAAGCGGCGCTGATCCCTGAGCTGCTGGTGGCCGGCGCCCTCCCCGACATCGTCGAGGACCAGTTCGAGCGGCTGTTCGCCGACATGGGCCTGCCGGTCCGCTTCTTCCCCGGCCGCTCGTCGACCGACCTGCCGGCGATCGGCCCCCACACCCGCTTCCTCCTCGCCCAGCCGTTCCTGGGCGAGACCGCCGCGGTGTTCGAGGATCGCGGCGCCGTCCGCATTCCCGCGCCCTTCCCGTTCGGGGCCGAGGGCACCACGGCCTGGCTGCAGGCCGCCGCCGATCTGTTCGGCGTCGATCCGCTGACCTTCCGCCGGGCAATCGCGCCTGGCCGCGAGCGGGCCAAGCGCGCGCTCGAGCGGCACCGCGATCAGCTCGCCGGCAAGCGCATCTTCTTCATGCCCGACTCGCAGCTAGAAGTGCCGCTGGCGCGGTTCCTCGCGACCGAATGCGACGCCGAGCTGGTCGAGGTCGGCACCCCCTATCTCCACGCCCGCCACCTCGCGCCCGAACTGGCGCTGCTCGGCGACGACGTGGTGATCAGCGAAGGGCAGGACGTCGACCGCCAGCTCGACCGGGTCCGCGCGGCGCGGCCCGACCTGACCATCTGCGGCCTCGGCCTCGCCAATCCGCTCGAGGCCGAAGGGCTGTCGACCAAGTGGGCGATCGAACTCGTCTTCACCCCGATCCACGGGTTCGAACAGGCGGGCGATCTCGCCGAACTCTTCTCCCGGCCGCTGCGGCGGCGCGACCTGATCAGGATCTAG
- the bchB gene encoding ferredoxin:protochlorophyllide reductase (ATP-dependent) subunit B: protein MRLAVWTYEGPPHVGAMRVATAMRGVHYVLHAPQGDTYADLLFTMIERRGERPPVTYTTFQARDLGGDTAELFKTAAKQAYDRFQPELMIVGSSCTAELIQDDPGGLAGTLGLPCPVVPLELPSYSRKEHWGASETFYQIVRALCPAGVPTPPRDRISANILGPAALGFRHRDDVREVTRILELLGIEVNMVAPLGAAPSDIRRLPDARFNICLYPEIGDEAARYLEKQGQPCIRTVPIGVAATIRFIEEVAALAGVDPAPALNHPDLRMPWWSRSVDSTYLTGKRVFIFGDGTHAVAAARVAAHELGFTVCGLGCFNREFARDVRTLAAELGLEALITDDHLEVEEAIAAAQPELVLGTQMERHTAKRLGIPCAVISAPVHVQDFPARHSPQMGIEGANVLFDSWVHPLVMGLEEHLLTMFRDDPEFHDEAGASHLGGHGAIASTPDPEPALPSAEVVSGWTAEAEAELRKIPFFVRGKARRNTEAFAASHGLATVELATLYEAKAHYGR from the coding sequence ATGCGGCTGGCCGTCTGGACCTATGAAGGACCGCCGCATGTCGGGGCGATGCGGGTCGCCACCGCCATGCGCGGCGTCCACTATGTGCTCCACGCGCCGCAGGGCGACACCTACGCCGACCTCTTGTTCACGATGATCGAGCGCCGCGGCGAGCGGCCGCCGGTGACCTATACCACCTTCCAGGCGCGCGACCTCGGCGGCGATACGGCCGAGCTGTTCAAGACCGCCGCGAAGCAGGCCTATGATCGCTTCCAGCCCGAACTGATGATCGTCGGCTCGTCCTGCACCGCCGAACTGATCCAGGACGATCCCGGCGGTCTTGCGGGCACCCTCGGCCTGCCATGCCCGGTCGTCCCGCTCGAGCTTCCTAGCTACAGCCGCAAGGAGCATTGGGGCGCCTCCGAGACCTTCTACCAGATCGTCCGCGCGCTCTGCCCGGCGGGTGTGCCGACCCCGCCGCGCGATCGGATCAGCGCCAACATCCTCGGCCCCGCGGCGCTCGGCTTCCGTCACCGCGACGACGTGCGCGAGGTCACCCGGATCCTCGAATTGCTCGGGATCGAGGTCAACATGGTCGCCCCGCTCGGCGCAGCGCCCTCCGACATCCGCCGCCTGCCCGACGCCCGCTTCAACATCTGCCTCTACCCCGAGATCGGCGACGAGGCCGCGCGCTATCTCGAAAAGCAGGGCCAGCCCTGCATCCGCACCGTTCCGATCGGTGTCGCCGCCACCATCCGCTTCATCGAGGAAGTGGCGGCGCTGGCCGGGGTCGATCCCGCACCGGCCCTGAACCATCCCGATCTGCGCATGCCGTGGTGGAGCCGGTCGGTCGATTCGACCTATCTCACCGGCAAGCGGGTCTTCATCTTCGGCGACGGCACCCACGCCGTCGCCGCCGCCCGCGTCGCCGCGCACGAGCTCGGTTTCACCGTCTGCGGCCTCGGCTGTTTCAACCGCGAATTCGCCCGCGACGTTCGCACGCTGGCTGCCGAGCTGGGCCTCGAAGCACTGATCACCGACGACCACCTCGAGGTCGAGGAAGCGATTGCCGCCGCCCAGCCCGAGCTGGTGCTCGGTACGCAAATGGAGCGCCACACCGCCAAGCGGCTCGGCATTCCCTGCGCCGTCATCTCGGCCCCGGTCCACGTCCAGGACTTCCCCGCCCGCCACTCGCCCCAGATGGGGATCGAAGGCGCGAACGTGCTGTTCGACAGCTGGGTCCATCCGCTGGTCATGGGGCTGGAAGAGCATCTCCTGACGATGTTCCGCGACGATCCGGAATTCCACGACGAGGCCGGCGCCAGCCACCTCGGCGGCCATGGCGCAATCGCTTCGACTCCCGATCCCGAACCCGCTTTGCCATCGGCAGAAGTCGTCAGCGGCTGGACCGCCGAGGCCGAGGCCGAATTGCGCAAGATCCCCTTCTTCGTCCGCGGCAAGGCGCGCCGCAACACCGAGGCGTTCGCCGCCAGCCACGGCCTCGCCACGGTCGAGCTCGCCACCCTCTACGAGGCGAAGGCGCATTATGGCCGCTGA